In Hyperolius riggenbachi isolate aHypRig1 chromosome 10, aHypRig1.pri, whole genome shotgun sequence, a genomic segment contains:
- the LOC137537054 gene encoding histone H3 → MARTKQTARKSTGGKAPRKQLATKAARKSAPATGGVKKPHRYRPGTVALREIRRYQKSTELLIRKLPFQRLVREIAQDFKTDLRFQSSAVMALQEASEAYLVGLFEDTNLCAIHAKRVTIMPKDIQLARRIRGERA, encoded by the coding sequence ATGGCCAGAACTAAGCAGACCGCCCGCAAGTCCACCGGAGGGAAAGCTCCCCGCAAGCAGCTGGCCACCAAAGCCGCCCGGAAGAGCGCCCCGGCCACCGGAGGAGTGAAGAAGCCTCACCGCTACCGGCCCGGTACAGTGGCTCTCCGAGAGATCCGCCGTTACCAGAAATCCACCGAGCTGCTGATCCGCAAGCTGCCCTTCCAGCGCCTGGTGCGGGAGATCGCCCAGGACTTCAAGACCGACCTGCGCTTCCAGAGCTCGGCCGTCATGGCTCTGCAGGAGGCCAGTGAGGCTTATCTGGTGGGGCTCTTCGAGGACACCAATCTGTGCGCCATCCACGCCAAGAGGGTCACCATCATGCCCAAAGACATCCAGCTGGCCCGCAGGATCCGCGGCGAGAGGGCATAA
- the LOC137535240 gene encoding histone H2B-like: MGEPAKSAPAPKKGSKKAVSKVQKKDGKKRRKTRKESYAIYVYKVLKQVHPDTGISSKAMSIMNSFVNDIFERIAGEASRLAHYNKRSTITSREIQTAVRLLLPGELAKHAVSEGTKAVTKYTSAK, from the coding sequence ATGGGTGAACCAGCCAAGTCCGCCCCGGCACCCAAGAAGGGCTCTAAGAAAGCGGTGAGTAAGGTGCAGAAGAAGGACGGCAAGAAGCGCAGGAAGACCAGGAAGGAGAGCTACGCCATCTACGTGtacaaggtgctgaagcaggtgcaCCCCGACACCGGCATCTCCTCCAAGGCCATGAGCATCATGAACTCCTTCGTCAATGACATCTTCGAGCGCATCGCCGGGGAAGCTTCCCGCCTGGCTCATTACAACAAGCGCTCCACTATCACTTCCAGGGAGATCCAGACCGCCGTCCGCCTGTTGCTGCCGGGAGAGCTGGCCAAGCATGCCGTGTCCGAGGGCACCAAGGCCGTCACCAAGTACACCAGCGCCAAGTAA
- the LOC137537055 gene encoding histone H2A type 2-B has protein sequence MSGRGKQGGKARAKAKTRSSRAGLQFPVGRVHRLLRKGNYAERVGAGAPVYLAAVLEYLTAEILELAGNAARDNKKTRIIPRHLQLAVRNDEELNKLLGGVTIAQGGVLPNIQAVLLPKKTESHKAAKSK, from the coding sequence ATGTCCGGAAGAGGCAAACAAGGCGGCAAGGCTCGTGCCAAGGCCAAGACTCGCTCCTCCCGGGCCGGCCTGCAGTTCCCAGTCGGCCGTGTTCACCGTCTGCTGAGGAAGGGCAACTATGCGGAGCGGGTGGGGGCCGGAGCTCCGGTCTATCTGGCCGCAGTGCTGGAGTATCTGACCGCTGAGATCCTGGAGCTGGCTGGCAACGCCGCCCGGGACAACAAGAAGACCCGCATCATCCCCCGCCACCTGCAGCTGGCCGTGCGCAACGACGAGGAGCTCAACAAGCTGCTGGGTGGGGTGACCATCGCCCAGGGGGGCGTCCTGCCCAACATCCAGGccgtgctgctgcccaagaagaCCGAGAGCCACAAGGCCGCCAAGAGCAAGTAA